In the genome of Hymenobacter taeanensis, one region contains:
- a CDS encoding SDR family oxidoreductase codes for MTDLTDQVAIVTGASRGIGKAIALLLALQGAKVVSVARSAEELEELNAKTQGLAIPADVADADDAQNVVDETLSRFGRLDILVCNAGVGSFNLLENVEAAEWDRIFDVNVKGTFLMCKAVVPHLKAQKKGHIVGIASDVSKRTFEHGTVYGASKYAQDAMLGSLRKELRPYGVKVSTIYPGMVDTYFNDSHPGSPELEKTHLKPSDIAQAVRYVLEAPPHVVVDELMIHPLTQEW; via the coding sequence ATGACCGACCTAACCGACCAAGTAGCCATCGTAACGGGTGCCAGCCGCGGCATCGGGAAAGCCATTGCCCTGCTATTGGCCCTGCAGGGCGCCAAAGTGGTGTCCGTAGCCCGTAGCGCCGAGGAACTGGAAGAGCTCAACGCCAAAACCCAGGGCCTGGCCATTCCTGCCGACGTAGCCGACGCCGACGATGCCCAAAACGTGGTGGATGAAACCCTCAGCCGCTTTGGCCGCCTCGATATTCTGGTGTGCAACGCTGGCGTAGGCTCCTTTAACCTGCTCGAAAACGTTGAAGCCGCCGAGTGGGACCGGATTTTTGACGTGAATGTGAAGGGCACCTTCCTGATGTGCAAAGCCGTAGTGCCTCACCTGAAAGCGCAGAAGAAAGGCCACATTGTGGGCATAGCCTCCGATGTAAGCAAGCGCACCTTCGAGCACGGCACCGTGTATGGGGCCAGCAAGTATGCTCAGGACGCCATGCTTGGCTCTCTGCGCAAGGAGCTGCGGCCCTACGGCGTGAAGGTGAGCACCATTTACCCCGGCATGGTAGACACCTACTTCAACGACTCACACCCCGGCTCTCCGGAACTCGAAAAGACTCACCTCAAGCCCTCCGATATTGCCCAAGCAGTGCGTTACGTGCTGGAAGCGCCGCCCCACGTGGTAGTAGATGAGCTCATGATTCACCCCCTTACGC
- a CDS encoding glycoside hydrolase family 13 protein produces MISARFLPLLAGTLLAAAAPSVAATTPTVTELVAPAAKAASATRIDPTFWWVGMKNPKLQLLVHSPGIADSKLNMAAYPGVTLEGTQKLESPNYLLVNLTIAPDAKPGKLKLEFKGAKKTTVAYELRQRTTPGDKQKVQGLNQQDFIYFLMPDRFSNGDSKNDYIPDMRAPKVARDSMYSRHGGDLKGIENHFDYLKSMGATAIWMTPVVENDMPKASYHGYALTDYYNTDRRYGTLEEYRQFVDKAHRNGLKVVHDVVLNHMGSKNYLFLDQPAKDWFNQWPQFTRSNYNSLALNDPYASELDRKLYNRGWFDTTMPDVNQSNPLVATYLIQNFLWWVEYTGLDAYRIDTYPYSDPKFLMQWGQALTDEFPNLFMFGEAWVGSTAQQAFFARNIFQPVDGFKSNLESVFDFQSQGAIHDALRGDQPNMNRLYEALQGDWMYQDATRNVTFLDNHDMSRFYSVIGEDFAKYKMGVAWLLTMRGIPQLYYGTEVLMKNFSNPDGKVREDFPGGFAGDKTNYFTAAGRTGQAGEAFTYLSTLANYRKTHPVVATGKLMQFIPQDGVYTYFRYNDQGQTVMVMLNGNKDEKTVDGTRFAERTGGFTSGTEVATGATLSDLKSFKIPGRTAWVVEMKK; encoded by the coding sequence ATGATCTCAGCCCGATTTCTGCCTTTGTTGGCCGGCACGCTGCTGGCCGCGGCCGCTCCATCAGTAGCCGCCACTACCCCTACTGTTACTGAGCTGGTCGCGCCGGCCGCCAAAGCTGCTTCCGCCACCCGCATTGACCCTACTTTCTGGTGGGTGGGCATGAAGAACCCCAAGCTGCAGCTGCTGGTGCACAGCCCCGGTATTGCCGACAGCAAGCTGAACATGGCCGCCTACCCCGGCGTAACGCTGGAAGGCACCCAGAAACTGGAAAGCCCCAACTACCTGCTGGTTAACCTCACCATTGCGCCTGATGCCAAGCCCGGCAAGCTGAAGCTGGAGTTTAAAGGTGCTAAGAAGACGACCGTTGCCTACGAGCTGCGCCAGCGCACTACCCCCGGCGACAAGCAGAAGGTACAGGGCCTGAATCAGCAGGACTTTATCTACTTCCTGATGCCGGACCGCTTCTCGAACGGCGACTCGAAAAACGACTACATCCCGGATATGCGCGCGCCCAAAGTGGCCCGCGACTCGATGTACTCTCGCCACGGCGGCGACCTGAAGGGCATCGAAAACCACTTCGACTACCTCAAGAGCATGGGGGCCACAGCCATCTGGATGACGCCGGTGGTGGAAAACGACATGCCCAAGGCTAGCTACCACGGCTACGCCCTCACCGACTACTACAACACCGACCGCCGCTACGGCACCCTGGAGGAGTACCGCCAGTTTGTGGACAAGGCCCACCGCAACGGCCTGAAAGTGGTGCACGACGTGGTGCTCAACCACATGGGCAGCAAGAACTACCTGTTCCTGGATCAGCCCGCCAAAGACTGGTTCAATCAGTGGCCGCAGTTCACGCGCAGCAACTACAACTCCCTGGCTCTCAACGACCCGTATGCCTCGGAGCTGGACCGCAAGCTCTACAACCGGGGCTGGTTTGATACCACCATGCCCGACGTGAACCAGAGCAACCCGCTGGTAGCTACCTACCTGATTCAGAATTTCCTGTGGTGGGTAGAGTACACTGGCCTGGATGCTTACCGCATCGACACTTACCCCTACTCCGACCCCAAGTTTCTGATGCAGTGGGGGCAGGCCCTCACTGATGAATTCCCGAACCTGTTCATGTTCGGCGAGGCCTGGGTGGGCAGCACGGCTCAGCAGGCTTTCTTCGCCCGCAACATCTTCCAGCCCGTCGATGGGTTCAAGTCCAACCTGGAGTCGGTGTTTGACTTCCAGTCGCAGGGCGCTATTCACGATGCCCTGCGCGGCGACCAGCCCAACATGAACCGCCTGTACGAGGCCCTGCAGGGCGACTGGATGTACCAGGACGCGACCCGCAACGTGACCTTCCTCGACAACCACGACATGAGCCGCTTCTACTCCGTGATAGGGGAGGACTTTGCCAAGTACAAGATGGGCGTGGCTTGGCTGCTCACCATGCGTGGCATTCCGCAGTTGTACTACGGAACTGAGGTGCTGATGAAGAACTTCTCCAACCCCGACGGCAAGGTGCGCGAGGACTTCCCCGGCGGCTTTGCTGGTGACAAGACCAACTACTTCACGGCCGCCGGCCGCACCGGGCAGGCTGGCGAGGCATTTACCTACCTCAGCACCCTGGCCAACTACCGCAAAACGCATCCGGTAGTAGCCACCGGCAAGCTCATGCAGTTCATTCCGCAGGACGGGGTGTACACCTACTTCCGCTATAACGACCAGGGCCAGACCGTGATGGTGATGCTCAACGGCAACAAGGACGAGAAGACGGTAGACGGCACTCGGTTTGCCGAGCGCACCGGTGGGTTTACATCTGGCACCGAGGTAGCTACCGGCGCCACGCTTTCCGACCTGAAATCATTTAAAATTCCTGGCCGCACGGCTTGGGTAGTAGAGATGAAGAAGTAG
- the glgP gene encoding alpha-glucan family phosphorylase: MAFDFQMYPTAPEFSTPAAYFSMEFALDQALKTYSGGLGFLAGSHMRSAYELKQNLVGIGILWSFGYYDQGRNEDMSMRADFRIKQYSFLQDTGLVFPINIHNAQVLVKALYLAPETFGTVPMFFLTTDIPENDYLSRTISHHLYDADTAARVAQSILLGVGGGKLLDVLGRQTEVYHLNEGHGLPLAFYLYDKHGRDLEEVKKRLVFTTHTPELAGNEEHPVKLLHKMSFFGNVPLEEVERLGLVENGNLNYTLTALRFSRIANGVSKVHGEVANEMWGHYQGICPIIAITNSQNGTYWRDKQLHAALAANDDAALLARKKELKQELFKIVADQTGTLLDPEVLTVVWARRFASYKRADLILRHFERFLEIVNSEDRPVQVIWAGKPYPKDYGAIGLFNDIIAKTKNLNNCAVVTGYELGLSAALKKGSDVWLNTPRFPREASGTSGMTAAMNASVSLSIADGWIPEFVRHGENGFIIEHTDINQPDHVKDDIEATNVLDVLQNEIVPLYYGQPEKFLEIVKTGMREVEPEFESHRMATEYYERMYNAK, translated from the coding sequence ATGGCATTTGACTTTCAGATGTACCCTACTGCCCCCGAGTTCAGCACTCCGGCGGCTTACTTTTCAATGGAATTTGCGCTGGATCAGGCGCTCAAAACCTACTCGGGGGGCCTGGGCTTTTTGGCCGGCTCCCACATGCGCTCAGCCTATGAGCTAAAGCAAAACCTGGTGGGTATCGGCATTCTGTGGTCGTTTGGGTACTACGACCAGGGCCGTAACGAGGACATGAGCATGCGCGCTGATTTCCGCATCAAGCAGTACAGCTTTCTGCAGGATACCGGCCTGGTGTTCCCCATCAACATTCACAACGCGCAGGTGCTGGTAAAGGCCCTGTACCTGGCCCCCGAGACCTTTGGCACCGTGCCAATGTTCTTCCTGACCACCGACATTCCCGAGAACGACTACCTCTCGCGCACCATCTCGCACCACCTCTACGACGCCGACACGGCCGCCCGCGTGGCCCAGAGCATTTTGCTGGGCGTGGGCGGTGGCAAACTGCTTGATGTACTTGGCCGCCAGACCGAGGTGTACCACCTCAACGAGGGCCACGGCCTGCCGCTGGCGTTCTACCTCTATGATAAGCACGGCCGCGACCTGGAGGAGGTAAAGAAGCGCCTGGTGTTTACCACGCACACCCCCGAGCTGGCCGGCAACGAGGAGCACCCCGTGAAGCTGCTGCACAAAATGTCGTTCTTCGGCAATGTGCCCCTGGAGGAAGTGGAGCGCCTGGGCCTGGTAGAAAACGGAAATCTGAACTATACGCTCACGGCCCTGCGGTTCTCACGCATCGCCAACGGCGTATCGAAAGTGCACGGTGAGGTGGCCAACGAAATGTGGGGCCACTACCAGGGTATCTGCCCTATTATTGCCATTACTAACTCTCAAAACGGCACGTACTGGCGTGATAAGCAGCTGCACGCCGCCCTGGCAGCCAACGACGACGCGGCCCTGCTGGCCCGCAAAAAGGAGCTGAAGCAAGAGCTCTTCAAGATTGTGGCCGACCAGACTGGTACCCTCCTCGACCCCGAGGTGCTGACCGTGGTGTGGGCCCGCCGCTTCGCCAGCTACAAGCGCGCCGACCTGATTCTGCGCCATTTCGAGCGCTTCCTGGAAATCGTGAACAGCGAAGACCGCCCCGTGCAGGTGATTTGGGCCGGTAAGCCCTACCCCAAGGATTACGGCGCCATCGGGCTGTTTAATGACATCATCGCCAAAACGAAGAACCTGAACAACTGCGCCGTAGTAACGGGCTACGAGCTAGGCCTATCGGCGGCGCTGAAGAAGGGTTCCGATGTGTGGCTGAACACTCCGCGCTTCCCCCGCGAGGCCTCAGGCACCAGCGGCATGACCGCCGCCATGAATGCCAGCGTGAGCCTGAGCATTGCCGACGGCTGGATTCCGGAGTTCGTGCGTCACGGTGAGAACGGCTTCATCATTGAGCACACTGATATCAACCAGCCCGACCACGTGAAAGACGATATCGAAGCCACGAACGTGCTGGATGTGCTCCAGAACGAAATTGTGCCGCTCTACTACGGGCAGCCTGAGAAGTTCCTGGAAATTGTGAAAACCGGCATGCGCGAGGTGGAGCCCGAGTTTGAGTCGCACCGCATGGCCACGGAGTACTACGAGCGTATGTACAACGCCAAGTAG
- a CDS encoding hydrolase, which produces MQNSLRWLTASLLSLTFLSCAKQDLTPSSPAAAITTQQDVSSAGFPESFDTGTKTAYTTGSVTLGSGSWTLNDALLGNTTADHKTGAQSVRVRNVGTVGMNFNATTGAGVVTVQHAVYGTDGSSQWELWVSQNSGSSYTKVGSTITSSSTALNTASFTVNLSGNIRLQIRKTSGGTNRINFDNVTLEQYGSGTTTPPPTTGGKKFLFDGSHAELAGNADWVLDVDNGVAVRYPSPAQSGITSSTPETYWTGAISAWGVALVKLGHSVEQLPAGAAITYGNSSNVQDLSNYSVFVVDEPNTVFSAAEKTAILQFVQNGGGLFMISDHDISDRNNDGWDSPAIWNDLMQNNSVKANPFGFSVNLDNVVENSTNALTTSTNPIMNGSQGKVTQLSYHNGATMTLNPTANSTVQGLIWRTSATQGNNSVMAASSTFGTGRVVIIGDSSPADDGTGSPGNTVYDGWNENVSHARLHLNASLWLAKLQ; this is translated from the coding sequence ATGCAAAACTCGTTGCGCTGGCTCACAGCCTCCCTACTGAGCCTTACTTTTTTGTCTTGCGCCAAGCAAGACCTCACTCCCAGCTCGCCGGCCGCGGCCATCACCACCCAGCAGGATGTAAGCAGCGCCGGTTTCCCCGAGAGCTTCGATACGGGCACTAAAACGGCCTATACCACCGGCTCGGTTACGCTAGGCTCCGGCTCCTGGACCCTAAACGACGCCCTGCTGGGCAACACTACCGCCGACCATAAAACCGGGGCGCAGTCGGTGCGGGTGCGCAACGTGGGCACAGTAGGCATGAACTTCAACGCCACCACGGGCGCGGGCGTGGTAACGGTGCAGCACGCCGTATATGGCACCGATGGCAGCTCGCAATGGGAGCTGTGGGTAAGCCAGAATAGCGGCAGCAGCTACACCAAAGTGGGCAGCACCATCACCAGCAGCAGCACGGCCCTGAACACGGCCTCTTTCACGGTAAACCTGAGCGGCAACATTCGCCTGCAGATCCGCAAAACCTCGGGCGGCACCAACCGCATCAACTTCGATAACGTGACCCTGGAGCAGTACGGCTCGGGCACTACCACCCCGCCCCCCACCACAGGCGGCAAGAAGTTCCTGTTTGATGGCTCGCACGCCGAGCTGGCCGGCAACGCCGACTGGGTACTGGATGTAGACAACGGCGTAGCCGTGCGCTACCCTTCGCCGGCCCAGAGCGGCATTACCAGCAGCACGCCGGAAACCTACTGGACGGGTGCTATCTCAGCTTGGGGCGTGGCCCTGGTGAAGCTAGGCCACTCCGTGGAGCAGTTGCCCGCAGGGGCCGCCATTACGTACGGCAACAGCTCCAACGTACAGGACCTGAGCAACTACAGCGTGTTTGTGGTGGATGAGCCTAACACCGTATTCTCGGCCGCTGAGAAAACCGCCATCCTGCAGTTTGTGCAGAACGGGGGCGGTTTGTTCATGATTTCTGACCACGACATTTCAGACCGCAACAACGACGGCTGGGATTCTCCTGCCATCTGGAACGATCTGATGCAGAACAACTCCGTGAAGGCTAACCCCTTCGGCTTCTCGGTAAACCTCGATAACGTGGTGGAAAACAGCACCAACGCACTGACTACTTCCACGAACCCCATCATGAACGGCTCGCAGGGCAAAGTAACCCAGCTCTCGTACCACAACGGCGCCACCATGACGCTCAACCCCACCGCCAACTCTACGGTACAGGGCCTGATCTGGCGCACCTCCGCTACGCAGGGCAACAACAGCGTAATGGCGGCCAGCAGCACCTTTGGCACCGGCCGGGTGGTAATCATCGGCGACTCCTCACCGGCTGACGATGGCACCGGCTCGCCTGGCAACACCGTGTACGATGGCTGGAACGAGAACGTAAGTCACGCCCGTCTGCACCTGAACGCCTCGCTCTGGCTGGCTAAGCTGCAGTAA